A genomic region of Trifolium pratense cultivar HEN17-A07 linkage group LG3, ARS_RC_1.1, whole genome shotgun sequence contains the following coding sequences:
- the LOC123914321 gene encoding auxin response factor 6-like isoform X1, with the protein MKLSSAGFSPPPEEGEKRVLDSELWHACAGPLVSLPADGSRVVYFPQGHSEQVAVSTNREVDTYIPNPSLPPQLICQLHNLTMHADTETDEVYAQMTLQPLNPEEQKEAYHPAELGTANKQPTNYFCKILTASDTSTHGGFSVPRRAAEKVFPPLDFSQQPPAQELIARDLHGNDWKFKHIFRGQPKRHLLTTGWSVFVSAKRLVAGDSVLFIWNEKNQLLLGIRRANRPQHMMPSSVLSSDSMHLGLLAAAAHAAATNSRFTIFYNPRASPSEFVIPLAKYVKAVYHTRVSVGMRFRMLFETEESSVRRYMGTITGISDLDSVRWPNSHWRSVKVGWDESTAGERQPRVSLWEIEPLTTFPMYPSPFPLRLKRPWPPGLPAFHAGLKDDDFGMNSPLLWLRDADRGLQTLNFQGMGVNPWMQARLDPSMMNMQPDMYQAMAAAALQDMRTLDPSKQHPASLLQFQQPQNFPNGNAALMQNQMLQQSQPQQAFSKNQESQLPSQSQAQTQNFQQLLQNQHSFTNQSYHHLQQQQQLQQQQQQQQQQQQQQQQQQQQQQQQQQQQQVVDRQQISNAVSTMSQFVSAPQSQSTQPMQAISSIGNQQHFSDSNGNPATTAIVSPLHNMLGSFPNDETSHLLNLPRQNSWVPVQSSTAWPSKRIAVDPLLSSGASHYVLPQVEQLGQLQTTISQNGITLPPFPGRECTIEGNTDPQNHLLFGFNIEPSSHLVYNEMSNLKRVNSNCDSSAVPFQSSTYLNTTGADSSLNPGMTHSIGESGFLQTPENGGQGNPPNKTFVKVYKSGSFGRSLDITKFSNYPELRSELARMFGLEGELEDPVRSGWQLVFVDQENDVLLLGDGPWPEFVNSVWCIKILSPQEVQQMGNNGLELLNSAPTQRLSNGICDDYTGREDSNLSTGLTTVGSLDY; encoded by the exons ATGAAACTTTCTTCAGCTGGGTTTAGTCCTCCACCTGAGGAAG GAGAAAAACGGGTTCTAGATTCGGAACTTTGGCATGCTTGTGCTGGTCCTCTTGTTTCTTTGCCGGCTGATGGAAGCCGCGTCGTTTACTTTCCACAAGGCCACAGTGAACAG GTTGCTGTATCTACCAACAGGGAAGTTGATACTTATATCCCGAATCCAAGTTTACCTCCTCAACTTATTTGTCAACTTCATAATTTGACTATGCAT GCAGATACGGAGACAGATGAAGTGTATGCGCAGATGACCTTGCAGCCTCTAAATCCT GAAGAGCAAAAAGAGGCATATCATCCTGCAGAGTTGGGAACGGCAAACAAACAGCCAACAAACTACTTCTGCAAAATTTTGACAGCCAGTGATACAAGTACTCACGGTGGATTCTCTGTTCCTCGCCGGGCAGCTGAAAAAGTTTTTCCTCCACTG GACTTTTCACAACAGCCTCCTGCTCAAGAGTTGATTGCAAGGGATTTACATGGTAATGACTGGAAATTCAAACATATCTTCCGAG GTCAGCCCAAGAGGCATTTACTTACAACGGGGTGGAGTGTCTTTGTGAGTGCTAAAAGACTAGTTGCTGGTGATTCAGTGCTGTTTATATG gaatgaaaaaaatcaattgCTTCTTGGCATTCGGCGTGCTAATCGACCCCAACATATGATGCCTTCATCAGTGTTGTCAAGTGATAGCATGCACTTAGGGTTGCTGGCTGCTGCAGCTCATGCAGCTGCAACGAACAGTCGTTTCACCATTTTCTATAATCCACG TGCTAGCCCATCTGAATTTGTCATACCCCTAGCAAAGTATGTTAAAGCTGTATATCATACTCGAGTTTCAGTTGGTATGCGCTTCAGGATGCTTTTTGAAACAGAGGAATCTAGTGTTCGGCG ATACATGGGAACAATAACTGGCATCAGTGACCTGGATTCTGTCCGGTGGCCAAATTCACATTGGCGTTCAGTAAAG GTTGGCTGGGACGAATCCACTGCAGGTGAGAGGCAACCTAGAGTGTCTCTATGGGAAATTGAGCCACTAACAACATTTCCGATGTATCCATCTCCATTCCCCCTTAGGCTTAAAAGACCATGGCCTCCAGGATTGCCTGCATTCCATG CAGGCTTGAAGGATGATGATTTTGGCATGAATTCTCCATTATTGTGGCTACGAGATGCAGATAGAGGGCTTCAGACTCTTAATTTTCAAGGGATGGGTGTTAACCCTTGGATGCAGGCAAGGCTCGATCCGTCCATGATGAATATGCAACCAGACATGTACCAAGCTATGGCAGCTGCTGCACTTCAGGATATGAGGACTTTAGATCCTTCTAAACAGCATCCTGCATCCTTACTTCAATTTCAGCAGCCACAGAATTTCCCCAATGGTAATGCTGCTTTAATGCAAAACCAGATGTTGCAGCAATCTCAACCTCAGCAAGCTTTTTCAAAGAATCAAGAAAGTCAGCTTCCATCTCAGTCTCAGGCTCAAACACAAAATTTTCAGCAGCTTCTTCAGAATCAGCACTCATTCACTAATCAAAGTTATCATCATCTGCAGCAACAGCAACAACtacaacaacagcaacaacagcaacagcagcagcaacaacaacaacaacagcagcagcaacagcaacaacagcagcagcagcagcaacaagtTGTAGATCGTCAGCAAATTTCAAATGCTGTCTCTACAATGTCTCAGTTTGTTTCTGCACCACAATCTCAATCAACACAGCCCATGCAAGCTATCTCTTCAATTGGCAATCAACAACATTTTTCTGATTCAAATGGGAACCCTGCAACTACTGCTATTGTTTCTCCTTTGCACAATATGTTAGGTTCATTTCCTAATGACGAAACATCTCACCTTCTCAACCTTCCTAGACAAAACTCTTGGGTTCCTGTTCAATCATCAACTGCATGGCCCTCGAAACGCATTGCAGTTGATCCTCTCCTTTCTTCCGGAGCATCTCATTATGTTCTCCCTCAAGTCGAGCAGCTAGGGCAGTTACAAACTACCATTTCTCAAAATGGCATTACCTTGCCCCCATTTCCTGGTAGGGAGTGTACAATAGAAGGGAACACTGATCCACAAAACCATCTGTTGTTTGGTTTTAACATAGAGCCCTCATCACATCTAGTTTATAATGAGATGTCAAATCTTAAGAGGGTCAATAGCAACTGTGACTCATCAGCTGTACCTTTTCAATCTTCTACGTACCTGAATACCACAGGTGCCGATTCTTCATTGAATCCTGGAATGACACACAGCATTGGTGAGTCGGGCTTCCTGCAAACTCCAGAAAATGGAGGTCAAGGGAACCCACCAAACAAAACCTTTGTGAAG GTTTACAAATCAGGGTCCTTCGGAAGATCGTTGGATATCACTAAATTCTCCAACTACCCCGAGCTACGCAGTGAGCTTGCTCGCATGTTTGGGCTTGAAGGTGAGTTGGAGGACCCTGTAAGATCAGGCTGGCAGCTTGTATTTGTTGATCAGGAGAATGATGTTCTTCTCCTCGGTGATGGTCCATGGCC GGAATTTGTAAATAGTGTATGGTGTATCAAGATACTTTCCCCTCAAGAAGTGCAACAAATGGGGAACAATGGTCTAGAGCTTCTGAACTCAGCTCCAACTCAGAGGCTCTCCAATGGAATCTGTGATGACTACACCGGCCGCGAGGACTCTAATTTAAGCACCGGGTTAACAACTGTGGGGTCTTTAGACTACTGA
- the LOC123914321 gene encoding auxin response factor 6-like isoform X2 — protein MKLSSAGFSPPPEEGEKRVLDSELWHACAGPLVSLPADGSRVVYFPQGHSEQVAVSTNREVDTYIPNPSLPPQLICQLHNLTMHADTETDEVYAQMTLQPLNPEEQKEAYHPAELGTANKQPTNYFCKILTASDTSTHGGFSVPRRAAEKVFPPLDFSQQPPAQELIARDLHGNDWKFKHIFRGQPKRHLLTTGWSVFVSAKRLVAGDSVLFIWNEKNQLLLGIRRANRPQHMMPSSVLSSDSMHLGLLAAAAHAAATNSRFTIFYNPRASPSEFVIPLAKYVKAVYHTRVSVGMRFRMLFETEESSVRRYMGTITGISDLDSVRWPNSHWRSVKVGWDESTAGERQPRVSLWEIEPLTTFPMYPSPFPLRLKRPWPPGLPAFHGLKDDDFGMNSPLLWLRDADRGLQTLNFQGMGVNPWMQARLDPSMMNMQPDMYQAMAAAALQDMRTLDPSKQHPASLLQFQQPQNFPNGNAALMQNQMLQQSQPQQAFSKNQESQLPSQSQAQTQNFQQLLQNQHSFTNQSYHHLQQQQQLQQQQQQQQQQQQQQQQQQQQQQQQQQQQQVVDRQQISNAVSTMSQFVSAPQSQSTQPMQAISSIGNQQHFSDSNGNPATTAIVSPLHNMLGSFPNDETSHLLNLPRQNSWVPVQSSTAWPSKRIAVDPLLSSGASHYVLPQVEQLGQLQTTISQNGITLPPFPGRECTIEGNTDPQNHLLFGFNIEPSSHLVYNEMSNLKRVNSNCDSSAVPFQSSTYLNTTGADSSLNPGMTHSIGESGFLQTPENGGQGNPPNKTFVKVYKSGSFGRSLDITKFSNYPELRSELARMFGLEGELEDPVRSGWQLVFVDQENDVLLLGDGPWPEFVNSVWCIKILSPQEVQQMGNNGLELLNSAPTQRLSNGICDDYTGREDSNLSTGLTTVGSLDY, from the exons ATGAAACTTTCTTCAGCTGGGTTTAGTCCTCCACCTGAGGAAG GAGAAAAACGGGTTCTAGATTCGGAACTTTGGCATGCTTGTGCTGGTCCTCTTGTTTCTTTGCCGGCTGATGGAAGCCGCGTCGTTTACTTTCCACAAGGCCACAGTGAACAG GTTGCTGTATCTACCAACAGGGAAGTTGATACTTATATCCCGAATCCAAGTTTACCTCCTCAACTTATTTGTCAACTTCATAATTTGACTATGCAT GCAGATACGGAGACAGATGAAGTGTATGCGCAGATGACCTTGCAGCCTCTAAATCCT GAAGAGCAAAAAGAGGCATATCATCCTGCAGAGTTGGGAACGGCAAACAAACAGCCAACAAACTACTTCTGCAAAATTTTGACAGCCAGTGATACAAGTACTCACGGTGGATTCTCTGTTCCTCGCCGGGCAGCTGAAAAAGTTTTTCCTCCACTG GACTTTTCACAACAGCCTCCTGCTCAAGAGTTGATTGCAAGGGATTTACATGGTAATGACTGGAAATTCAAACATATCTTCCGAG GTCAGCCCAAGAGGCATTTACTTACAACGGGGTGGAGTGTCTTTGTGAGTGCTAAAAGACTAGTTGCTGGTGATTCAGTGCTGTTTATATG gaatgaaaaaaatcaattgCTTCTTGGCATTCGGCGTGCTAATCGACCCCAACATATGATGCCTTCATCAGTGTTGTCAAGTGATAGCATGCACTTAGGGTTGCTGGCTGCTGCAGCTCATGCAGCTGCAACGAACAGTCGTTTCACCATTTTCTATAATCCACG TGCTAGCCCATCTGAATTTGTCATACCCCTAGCAAAGTATGTTAAAGCTGTATATCATACTCGAGTTTCAGTTGGTATGCGCTTCAGGATGCTTTTTGAAACAGAGGAATCTAGTGTTCGGCG ATACATGGGAACAATAACTGGCATCAGTGACCTGGATTCTGTCCGGTGGCCAAATTCACATTGGCGTTCAGTAAAG GTTGGCTGGGACGAATCCACTGCAGGTGAGAGGCAACCTAGAGTGTCTCTATGGGAAATTGAGCCACTAACAACATTTCCGATGTATCCATCTCCATTCCCCCTTAGGCTTAAAAGACCATGGCCTCCAGGATTGCCTGCATTCCATG GCTTGAAGGATGATGATTTTGGCATGAATTCTCCATTATTGTGGCTACGAGATGCAGATAGAGGGCTTCAGACTCTTAATTTTCAAGGGATGGGTGTTAACCCTTGGATGCAGGCAAGGCTCGATCCGTCCATGATGAATATGCAACCAGACATGTACCAAGCTATGGCAGCTGCTGCACTTCAGGATATGAGGACTTTAGATCCTTCTAAACAGCATCCTGCATCCTTACTTCAATTTCAGCAGCCACAGAATTTCCCCAATGGTAATGCTGCTTTAATGCAAAACCAGATGTTGCAGCAATCTCAACCTCAGCAAGCTTTTTCAAAGAATCAAGAAAGTCAGCTTCCATCTCAGTCTCAGGCTCAAACACAAAATTTTCAGCAGCTTCTTCAGAATCAGCACTCATTCACTAATCAAAGTTATCATCATCTGCAGCAACAGCAACAACtacaacaacagcaacaacagcaacagcagcagcaacaacaacaacaacagcagcagcaacagcaacaacagcagcagcagcagcaacaagtTGTAGATCGTCAGCAAATTTCAAATGCTGTCTCTACAATGTCTCAGTTTGTTTCTGCACCACAATCTCAATCAACACAGCCCATGCAAGCTATCTCTTCAATTGGCAATCAACAACATTTTTCTGATTCAAATGGGAACCCTGCAACTACTGCTATTGTTTCTCCTTTGCACAATATGTTAGGTTCATTTCCTAATGACGAAACATCTCACCTTCTCAACCTTCCTAGACAAAACTCTTGGGTTCCTGTTCAATCATCAACTGCATGGCCCTCGAAACGCATTGCAGTTGATCCTCTCCTTTCTTCCGGAGCATCTCATTATGTTCTCCCTCAAGTCGAGCAGCTAGGGCAGTTACAAACTACCATTTCTCAAAATGGCATTACCTTGCCCCCATTTCCTGGTAGGGAGTGTACAATAGAAGGGAACACTGATCCACAAAACCATCTGTTGTTTGGTTTTAACATAGAGCCCTCATCACATCTAGTTTATAATGAGATGTCAAATCTTAAGAGGGTCAATAGCAACTGTGACTCATCAGCTGTACCTTTTCAATCTTCTACGTACCTGAATACCACAGGTGCCGATTCTTCATTGAATCCTGGAATGACACACAGCATTGGTGAGTCGGGCTTCCTGCAAACTCCAGAAAATGGAGGTCAAGGGAACCCACCAAACAAAACCTTTGTGAAG GTTTACAAATCAGGGTCCTTCGGAAGATCGTTGGATATCACTAAATTCTCCAACTACCCCGAGCTACGCAGTGAGCTTGCTCGCATGTTTGGGCTTGAAGGTGAGTTGGAGGACCCTGTAAGATCAGGCTGGCAGCTTGTATTTGTTGATCAGGAGAATGATGTTCTTCTCCTCGGTGATGGTCCATGGCC GGAATTTGTAAATAGTGTATGGTGTATCAAGATACTTTCCCCTCAAGAAGTGCAACAAATGGGGAACAATGGTCTAGAGCTTCTGAACTCAGCTCCAACTCAGAGGCTCTCCAATGGAATCTGTGATGACTACACCGGCCGCGAGGACTCTAATTTAAGCACCGGGTTAACAACTGTGGGGTCTTTAGACTACTGA
- the LOC123914322 gene encoding 60S ribosomal protein L38-like — protein MAKQIHEIKDFLLTARRKDARSVKIKRSKDVVKFKVRCSKYLYTLCVFDTDKADKLKQSLPPGLNVQDL, from the exons ATG GCGAAGCAGATCCACGAGATCAAGGATTTTCTTCTGACGGCGCGTAGAAAGGACGCGAGATCAGTGAAAATCAAGAGAAGCAAGGATGTGGTGAAGTTCAAGGTTCGTTGCTCGAAGTATTTGTATACACTCTGTGTGTTTGATACTGACAAAGCTGATAAGTTGAAGCAATCTCTTCCTCCTGGTTTGAATGTTCAAGATCTGTAG